The window CGCCGTCTTCCACCACATCGTCCGACTTATGATTGGTTGGGTTCTTCGAGCTGATTCGGTTGCAAGAATGCAAGTAcgaaccagaagaagaagaaaaaacagattGAGAAAAGGCTGGAATGTGGGTGATGATGCAATGTAAGTGTTTGACGAAATATCTGAGAGAAGGCAATGTATACTCTCTTGCCAGCTTAGCTTAAGTTTATCGAACAAGTAAATTAGTCGAGGCTCGAGATTAGTTAGGTGATATGTGTAGTCTCTGGCTAGCTGAGcttgttctctctgtttcttagCATCAAAAATCAAGCTGCATTAGTATCCTCTTCTCTTAATTTCAGCAACTAACTAACTCTGAGTTCGAGCCCTTACTCTGTGTATGTGTTATCAAGATTGAATCTTTAAGTAGCTTAAACAAACAACTCtggttttcaaataaaaatggtttTTGCGTGAGCAGCATAAGCATCTAAATGACACACATTGGTCTTGGTGGTTTGAGTAAACATCACTGGGATCTGTTGTGTCACGATGCAAAAGCAAATGTAAAAGTAGCTTGACGTATCAAGCCCAAGTGTTAAGTTTCAAACTTGGGTCTATTAATCAAGTTATATGATCTGATCTTTGTTGCCTCATTCTATTTGTTGCTGCCTTTTCCCTTTTGCTttgcttcttcattctctttttaaaaTCAGCCAACTTTTGTGTTTTCATTGTCCACTGTCTTTACTCTGTTCAATCCTATGCAGGTTTTTTAAAAGCTTGCATCTGAGTCTCAGAGCGTTTGATCACAGATTCATCACTACTATTCTAGTTGCAATCAAAGAACTCAAGGTGGAACAAGAGAATCTATTCAAATTAATGCCTGTAAATATGTTTCAGTAAGACACAAGTACTAAAGACATTATCAAACAGGCGAGAAaccatgaagaagaaaaattaagacATTGCAGACGTCCTGGCGTTTATGTATCATCAAAGCGCATGCCCCGACGTTTTCTTGTAAGTGTACCATTTAGCAATCCAAAGGTAGACCAAGAAATTCAAGAAACTCAAACCAGCTAAAAGCCAAAAGAAGTAATCAAGATGACCACGGTTGAGATTTATAGCGATCCAGCCTGGTCTTCCACCTGATCTCGTGACATTAGTGACCACTGTCACCAGCAACGTGCTCAGGTAGTTCCCAAACGCAACCGTGGTGAGCGACAAAGCCGAGCAGAGACTCCTCATAGCATCAGGAGCTTGATCATAGAAGAACTCAAGCTGACCTATAAAAGTGAAAACCTCTGCGCAACCCACGAAAAAATACTGAGGCACTTGCCAGAATATCGTCATGGGGATAGTCTCTTCCTCGTAAAGATTGTGTGTTCGAACATAGCTTAACCTTATGACCTCGAGGATTCCCGCAGAGACCATAGAGAAGATAGAGACTACAAGTCCGATTCCCATCCGTTGAAGCTGTGTGAATCCGCGTTCGTGACCTGTGTATTTCCGGGCAAGGGGAACGATTAGCTGGTCATAGACAGGTGTCCAAAAGAGGACACTAAGCGTGTCGAATAAGGAGAGTGATGCGGAAGGGATTTTGAAGTTAGGTCCCATGTGTTGGTCCATTGTATTGCCTTGTAGTACAAACACAGTGCCCATTTGGCTATACACCGCAGCAAAGACAATCCCTGTTGCCCAAATCGGTAAGAGAcggatcagtgctttgagctctTCTACTTGTGTCACTGTGCATAGCTTCCATGAAGACGGAGCTGCTTCTTTGTTGTCACTCTCCGTCTCCACTGCTGCTTTATCAAAGAACCTGAAATGATTTCAAGTTGATTAAAAGTTAATCCAACAACAGGAATTACAGTTGGTTGACACTATAAACCAAGCTTGCGCCTTACGTTAATATTTTGGTGTGCTCGAGCTTACGGCTTCCTCGGATACTGCTTTCGGCGTCTTGGTTCTCATAAAGAAGAGATTTATCTTCAGGGACTCTCACTTTAGATTTCCTGCAAGAAGCCACAATGACTTGAAGCATTCTTGTGAGCGGACTTCCTCCTGGTTTCTGCAGCCTATAGAACTTGCTTCCGGCGAAGAAAAACACGACGGCGATAGCCATTGTGACGGTGGGAACACCTAAACCCCAACCCCAACCAACATTCATCTGAATCCAAACGAGAACAGAGGAAGCAATCATTGCACCGACGTTGATCACAAAGTAGAACCAGTTAAAGAAAGAGCTTTTagactctttctcttcttcatctgtaTCATCAAACTGATCAGCACCAAAGGACGAGACACAAGGCTTGATACCTCCTGTCCCGAGTGC is drawn from Camelina sativa cultivar DH55 chromosome 8, Cs, whole genome shotgun sequence and contains these coding sequences:
- the LOC104708962 gene encoding protein NRT1/ PTR FAMILY 8.2, translating into MTKGEDMDMDTYTQDGTLDIYKKPANKKTTGTWKACRFILGTECCERLAYYGMSTNLVNYLEKQMNMENVTASTSVSNWSGTCYATPLIGAFVADAYLGRYWTIAIFVAIYIAGMTLLTMSASVPGLTPTCSGDTCHATGGQIALTFIALYLIALGTGGIKPCVSSFGADQFDDTDEEEKESKSSFFNWFYFVINVGAMIASSVLVWIQMNVGWGWGLGVPTVTMAIAVVFFFAGSKFYRLQKPGGSPLTRMLQVIVASCRKSKVRVPEDKSLLYENQDAESSIRGSRKLEHTKILTFFDKAAVETESDNKEAAPSSWKLCTVTQVEELKALIRLLPIWATGIVFAAVYSQMGTVFVLQGNTMDQHMGPNFKIPSASLSLFDTLSVLFWTPVYDQLIVPLARKYTGHERGFTQLQRMGIGLVVSIFSMVSAGILEVIRLSYVRTHNLYEEETIPMTIFWQVPQYFFVGCAEVFTFIGQLEFFYDQAPDAMRSLCSALSLTTVAFGNYLSTLLVTVVTNVTRSGGRPGWIAINLNRGHLDYFFWLLAGLSFLNFLVYLWIAKWYTYKKTSGHAL